AAATTACAGCACACAAAAGAATCAGTCATGGACTAGATgagaagaaaggaatgaaataCACTTGTCTGAAGATGAATTCATCTTGACATGAGTTGAAGCACTGTAAACCTGCTGTAGGTAGAGCACATTCTAGAATTCAGAGGGGATAGTACAAACCTTCTACCTTAGTTCTATTCTTGACTAATCCAAAGTATTTTTTGTGGGACAAAAAGCAGATCTGGTATAACTTCAACTTTCCAGATTATGTGCATCTGTGAGATTCTCGTTCAAAAGGGAAATCCCTATCTCAACAGTATTCATAGCTCCTTAAATACCAAATACAGAGGTATAAAGTGTTTGCAGCACCTAGCGTATCTTTTCAGAAAGATAAGTTCTTGTCTCCCTGTTcactcattttttattttgtaattttatctCATGTTTTGATTTTCCTGAATTATTTTGAGGTATATTAACTTAACGGTCTCTGTGCTCTAAACATGTCATTTTGTTCCTTTAATTTACAAAGATCCTTTTTCACAGCCTGGTTATataactttaatatttttaaggtgTATTAATTCCAGTATATACTCCTGTACTCCAcatattttgttgaaaaaaaaaataatgtcactCCATCTTTTGGGATGacagaaatataattaaagaaTATGACCTAGTGATGGAAGAACTTTGTCACAGGTTACGGATTTTTTTTGCTAGAAACTCGGTGattgattttctgtttttcttctctgaaaaagtGTAAGAAAATATGTGTTTAGGCTGGCTTTTACTGTGTGCTGCATCATTGCAGCAATGCACTCAGTGACTAAGTaatgtgttaattttttttttataattcttGGCAATATCTTGAATGATGCTTTAATTATACTTTTCTATATTATAAAAATAGCTATCATAAAAAGACAAAGAGGATGGTAGCTGTTTATTAGAACAAATAGtcagctggttctgtgtacaCATACCACACATACTGACTTAAATCACTAGACTAAAGAAGGCATAAAAAAAGATAgagaacagttttctttttaaattatacatGTAAGGAGACATTCAGCCATACACAGAATATTTGTCTCTTTTCAGGGTCAATTCCTTGTGCTGTACAGGAATATTCTGAAGAAGTGGTGTCAAGCAAATTGTGTTTGtgacgaaaaaaaaaaaaatgaaattaaaataaaaccagagaaggaaattgtttaataaaaatatttattgaaaaaaattttcatcATCGTTTGACTAAGCTAAGTAAGTAAAATGCTAAGTATGATTACAGTAATTAGGATGCAAATGGCTAGTACCATGAGCAGAATGATTCGGCAATATTTTGAACGTTTTTTTCCTCGCTCCTTTTTTAACAAGGTATCATATCCAGGAGTATAAATATCCCCCATCCAGAACTGCAGATCATTAGGATTTtcctagaagaaaaattagaaaatgaaattattttctctcttttacaCACAAATCATTAGAACATACCCTGAAGTATTTTGGCTATCATCAGACACTGATTAATGAATTTAAGATATAACAACACATATGCAAGATACTTTCACTTGAATGTAGGTTGTGCTACTTTCCAGATGCTGCAAATGTTCCACTGgggaaaattaaaaccacactTTTCATCCAGGAACCAAAAGTAGGACACCAGCCATTGAAATGTGTTTGAAAACCCAGAACAAACCATGTTGTCTTCTCAAGAAGAGATGTCATGCTGTATAAACACAGTTCTGACTCCCTTTTCaaaaaacagaacagcaaaaaaaaacacaaaaaccaaaaaaaaccccaccaccaaaccccccccaaaaacaacaacaacaacaacatcaacaaaaaaaaaaacaaaacaacaacaaaacaaacaaaaaaaacccaaacaaacaaacaaaaaaaaacacaccaaaaaaacaaaaaaaaccaaaagtaatCTTAGAAGTGATTTGTGCCAACCCATGGGGAGGCAGGATCCTGTATAGTGTGGATGAGACTGAGAAAAACATATGTAATTTAATAACAGAATAACATTTATAAAGTGACTATATAGTATTTAAGTGCCAAATTTGTAGCTCTTCCCTCTGTAAATAGGGAAGCTGAGTTATACAATGTTATGGTTTAAGAGTTCCTCTAATCAGATGTCATGTACTGTAAAATTGAAATTCCTGGAATCTCAGCAGATATGTAGACTTCTTTCCTGATAAAACTCATGTTAGTGTCATGTCTGTACCAGAAAATACCTCCACAGTTACTTCTGTAATCCCACCTAAAGATCCAAGAGAGCTGCATAGCGGTTTATGCACACATCACACATTTCACAGCAATTCACTTGCTCAAACTCAGCACAACAGCCAATTACCTTTATGTGGCTGGCCAAGTTAGAACGCAGTGACTGTCTGTCATACTCTTGCACAGTCCAGGAAGGggtctttttcttctcctcccagTCATCATCAACATGGAAATCACTGTACAATGGGTTGCTCTTGATTGTGGATTTCAGGGTGATGGGAGTAATGTGTTTGCCCAAGGATTTGTCTATTATTTCTTGACTGACCCTGTTCAAGTCTAAGCCTGGCAGCTCAGTGAcagttctcttttctttctgtaagaCACAAGTTAGATCAGAACCTGGCTTTCACTTGCATTACCTACAATACAGGCCCCCTTCCAGAATTATCACTTGTAATGCAACAGAATCATTTAAAAACTGAACATGCAACCATTTTTCTCCTGGCAAACTTCGGCAGCGAGGGAGCTTAACTGCTCACTCTGGACATATTTCTTCCTTCTagtgaaaggaagaaatcaGGTGGGTACAGTCTGAACATTAAGTTATTTTCCAAATGTGAACTGACATTATAATGCCTGCTGGAAGAAGGCCTCTGCTTTATGAAACAGTGAGAGAGCTGCAGTAGAACATTATAGTTCTGGTGAAACCCATGGATGTGTGATGCAGGAGCAAAGATGTAAGGACAAAGAAGAATGATCACAGGGGCAATGGTATGTAAATGACAAACTCAACTGGAAATGCACCTCTGATAGCAGGGGTGTGGCACAATTCTGTTCACACTCTTGAATGTTAGATCCATTTCAGGATGTCAAAGAGGCTCTTCATTCAACTGAGGGCACTGTCAGAATTCATAGGTAATTAAATATCTGAGCACTTTCCCAATAATAAAAGCTGTTAAATAAGACCTTTTAGAATATGTGGGTGTCAAGGGAGGAAGAGAATAACAGCCCTGGTGGGATCATATTTTTTGAGAAATCACAAGCTGCCTCTTAAAACAGTACTAAGGGCCTCTTTAGGGGTCTGTAAAATAGTAGTTATGATACTTTTCAATCTGTAATTGCCTGGAGGAGTGCAATCAGACTCTCTAATCCAAGCTATTCAGGATTTGTCCCAACCTTCTGTCACCAATACTTTCAATTAACCTGTCACTGACCTGTGGTACCACAGTGTGTCAGCTACCTAAGAGACCTGATTTTTGCAGAGCCTTCGCCTTACACTAACACCTTGCCCATCTCTTAGGATTTTAGAATCGACACAGAGCATATTCATCCCTCCTCACAAGTACTTTTATCCTTAGGAACTTTATGTTGAGTCAAGGAGAGCCTTGGCTTGGTCCAGTGGTCCTGTGTCAGGTATGCTGGGAGGGGACAATACCCACCTCTCTCCTCTCAGAAATCACAAAGATGTGTGCAGCACCTCCTGCACGATGCCCATAAGGTAAAGTGCATATAGTAAACAGCCACTGAAGAAGCTGGGTCCTGAGGAACTTACTTCCATGTAACGATGACTTTCCctgaatttttcacttttactgAGATCTCCTGATGTTAAGGTACTGCAGGCTGGATGGACTTCAGCTGCAAAAGGGCTAGGGGCATGTACTGCTTCTTCTTCCACCTTTCTGGTGGGAGTTCAGGGCATCTGACCTCCTGCACACTGGCTTTGGGAACTGCTTGGACACCTCATCAAGTCAGTGAAGGTCCCTAAGATGACAGCAAACTGTTGGCTTCTTCTGCTTGAATAATTTTCTGCCCAGTTTGTGGGCTGGTGAATCCATTTTTAGTGGAAGTCAGCTGCTGTGTACCAGCACCTACTTCATGACTGCAGTGTCCGTGTGCATGTATAGCTTTGTATACATTAGTCTGAGGCAGGCAGGTGTAGAAGGAAGCATAAGAACTGATTTCCTTCAGAAATTGAAggtgaagaagagaaaacagcagaCTTTGTCTAAGAAACTCTAGGAGGAAGCATCATGCTGGTATTGCTATCACTAAATCCTGCAGAAGTGACTAAGCATGTTTCCCATCAATAATTGCCATTAGTAGGTGGGTGGATCCTCAGTGACCTCCCATCCTTCTGTTAGTTCATAATTTCCACATGTCATTCATTAGCCTCCACACATCCCCTGATAATATTACTCTCTGCATTGCAGTTACAGCTGGCACTGAAGCCCTCTGGGCTGTACTGGCCAGATTTCAGCTGAGCTGGTGTTTttaactgccttttttttttttcctgactgcattttatttactttatttcttatttaatatttgtCATGACCTTAATGACTCTTCCCTCAGGCTTGCTAAATAGTTGAAGTTGGAGAACATTTTGTTGAAGAACGCAAACCGTCTCACCAGGGGTTGATTGGTCTCCCTAGGCTAAAATGTTGTGAAAAGAATGTGACttgacattaatttttaaagctgttttccaTAAAATTCTCCAAAACTTGGGATAGATGGCATGATGCAAAAATTTGTTCATAAAAACAGTGCTTTGTAGCAAAACTTTTTTCACCTACTGTCTGAAGCACTTTTCATGGGGATGAGGAAACTGTGGTGGCTTGGAGCAGATATAGAGAGGGAATAGATTGGGAGGGGCAACCAGTTGTATCATGAGAGCTGGACCAGAATTTGGGGTAGGATATAGTTTGCAGAAATTTTAGAGAACAGACATTGAAGTGACAAACTAATTGGGAGAATGTACTTGAGTACAGCAGATGCTTGATTGTAAAATTTCTGCGGTAGATATGTCCTACAGACTAGTTTGGGAAAAGTAAGGACAAAAGCTGGAATCACATCAAATCCCAAAAGTTTTAAGACTAAGATATCATACAAAGAAATATGAACAATATTGCATTAAACATATGCATTTCTAGAAGCAGAGAAACATAAGGTTAGATAACAAAAATATGCTTGCTAGTATTAATTATTGAAAAAGCtactttttttgcattttcttttgagaTTCAAAACACATCCCAATCTTTGTCACAGACTCTGAGTCATGCAGCAAATGttcaaataaagagaaaaatattgtaaatttAGGTATCAATATCCATTACAGAATTCATACTATATACACTGAATATAAAAAGACAGTGTGAATGAGGCTGGAACAGAACAAATCAAAGGCTGTTTATGTTGTTATTCACTGAATGGAAGGAGCAAACAGCAAATACTCAAAGAAGCAGTATTAGGGAGAACACTGAAAATTGTAGGTGAAATGAGTTTCTGAAATACTTATTTAACAAGCTGAAAAGTGCTCAACTCTGCAAACACATAACTGTGTTTCATCTACATATAGCTCATGAGCAAAAGCAGTGTTATAACTGGTTAATAACTCAtttttcactgagaaaaataTGTTCCTCTTTGACAGACCCAGAGAGCTGTTACATACAAGTACTAGTATTCTGTGAAAAGCCCAGAGATCTACAGAGAGTTGATGTTAGTTCCATTACTGAGTCAACATGTGCCTACTCcatattttttcttgctgatTATTTTATAATGCAAATTATGCATACCTTACAATACATATAACTAAAGTTATAATTTAGTCTTTATTACTAGGAAACATTTTTATCTTGACTTCATCCTTCTGTTCCCACTTCTATTGTTGATAGCACTGAAACAACCCAAGAgcctaaacatttttttctcagcctgtGATATGAGGTATCACCCATCAAACCCAGGACATCAACAGTTAAGGCTAGACCTTGGTTTCAAGCCCCTCTACCtgaaagaagagaacaaagagaccaataaaaaattaaggaaatataCTTCCTGGAACtcaagcttttctttcctttccccccagATAGAACCAGTTTCTCTGTTCCCATGGCCAGCCCCAGTTTCCACTTGATGTTGGCAATGATGCTCAGGGAAAGTAAGAAATGCTGTTGATGGGCAGCTACAACTAGAAGTTTTAACCAAGGCAGTCCTACAGAAACTTACAGTCACAAAATACTGCAGGATTTGTTTCATAACAGCCTTCTCAATCCTAATGAAAGTGACTAGAAGGGTGGTCATTATATTTGACAGTAGTTTGTTTAATACTATAACCCTCTGTTGTGCAAAAACCCTTGTAACAGATTGTGGAGGACCCTCCCTGCACTGGTAGGGTAATTTTTCTGATGTAGAGAACTATTTTGAAGGCAAACAAAATGTCTGACAGACAAAAAACTTCTAGGGTGTAGCTAAGAATCCCTGTGGTAGGTGCATCAACTGTGTAGGTATTACTACTTTTGCAGCATTTGGAAAAGTAAAAGCTCTTTTGTTATGAAGAATATTAGCACTTGAGAGCTTCATTCAACAAATCACATCTCATAGGAGATGTGATGGAAAAGCAGTCAGGAAGGCAAGGATTAACCAAAGGTACATAAGGAGATAAGAAAGACAGTAGGGCAGACAGCTCACATCAAAGGCTCCTGAGAAGCCTGAGCAGGTCCAGATGAGGCTgcaaagatgatcagagggttGAAGCATATCTCCTATTTGTgtgagctggggttgttcagcctggggaagagaaggctaCAGGGAGACCGTGTAGCACCCTTCTAAAACATACAGATGTCTGacaagaaagctgaagagagaatttttacaaaaataagacaagggaaatggctttaaactgaaagagggtgtGTTTAGATTAGTTATAAGGATGacattcttctctgtgaggatggtgagacacttgaacaggttgcccagagaagttgtgaatgccccatccctgacaGTATTCAAAGCCAGGCTGACTGGGGCTTTGAAGACACCTGCTCAAGTGGAAGACATCTCTGTGTTTGGCATGGGAGTTTGCACCAGATGAcctgtaaggtcccttccaactcaaacctttctatgattctagaaatgaaacttttcttaaggaaggaaatgaagggGATCTGGATTCCTTGTCAGAGACATTAAGGCAGCCTCAGGTACTGCAAAACTGAAAAGCCACCTGACATGGACTGGAAAGAGAGGGTTACAAACACTTCAGCCAAAGTGACAGAGATATTTAGACAAAAGTGAATGTTCATATGGACTATTTTAATTGTGCATTATTGAGACCACTTCTTGTAATTAATTGTTtagtttaaaaagtttttttatcTGTCATTGGcaatgcagctctgcagggctgcatttttatatgtatatatattttgcattttatataatgcaaaataaaaacttttataTAAAAACTTTTGTACAGTTTCAGACAAATGCTCCTGCAAACCTTGCTGCTGGCTCTTGCTGTGGCCATTGCAGTTGTCTAGGGAAGAATAAGGGAGAGAGTGGAAATATGTAATTCACATTTGAGCCAGGGGACAAAGAAGTGATTCTAACCTGGCACCTAActtacagattttttaaaaccCTCTTGTCCTGGTATACTGAGAAACAAGCAAGGATAGGACATAGTCATTAACTCATATGTAAGGCTCAAAAAACACCATGCCAAGAAGTAGCATGCTGCTTAGACTGAATgttcttttctgtcttccaaAAAATAGGGGGGCAAAAGGGAAATATAAACAAGAAAGAGAAGTCTGAGAATTGCAGAAAACTACCAGGTTGACTACAGGGGAGACATGCATGAGAAACAGATAGGGAGGATTAATCATCAGGTGTGTGCTGGGCTTTAAAACATATTGTGGGGCAGAGAGTCCAGCAGGACTGGAAATTGTCAGGGGAAATAGTCAGAATGCAGTCAGCAGTGATACATTTGCAAGAGAAAGTCTGTGCTTTTTATGCTGCTTTTCACAGGAAAGGGCCAAAATTCCTGGACTGCTTTATGGTTTGTTTTAGTCAAAGTAGATGATGAAAGTAAATGCTAAGTGGAGAAGCTGTTTAGTTTGCCTGATACCAAAGAGGAAAGTGAGGAGAAAGACAGCAGTTTTTGTCATTACatgaaagctgctttttgtaatggaaacaaattttaaaacttaaagGTGGAGAAAACACATAAGCACTTCATTGCTTTTGAATTTAAGTGATCTCATAATAAAAGTTTGGAAGAGACCACAAACATACCACTGAGGAGACACTTTGCATAGGGAGACTTGAGTAGCATTAGTTTCTTCAGAGAATATTAACTTCTAAAGAGGGAATTTAGGCTACTTTCAAGGTTTAATGACTTAGGAATCTTTAGATCATGCACACATGTTCTGAAATtaattctctctctcctcccattccccctttttccgTTTCTGAATTAACTAACCCTTAACCTCATTATCTCTCTCATCTTGAAGTGAAATATGTTATTCCTGCACCATTAGTTCTCCACTGTGCCATCGTGTTTTCTTCTAATGTCTGGAACTCATCAGTACTTTTCCTTTATATGATTGtcagcaaaaggagaaaaagaaggcGAGCTCCTAAGGGAAGAGAATGGCACAATACATTTTATCTGGACAGCTTGAATCCACTAATGACTACATTAAAAAGTATAGATTGTATCCTAGATTTAACACTTATAAAATACACCACTTTGAAAACTCCATTTTTGGAGTCATGGTGAGCACAGACATTTCCTTTGTAACAGCCATCCCGGGTTGGGACACAGAGTTCCAGGAAAACCTTCTCACTGGTGGCAAAAAAGCAGAGCACAAGTCAAAAAGCACAGGGCTCCCTACACAGTTTTAATCCTCCcgcagctctgcagccctggctcgGTGACAGTGTGTCCTGATTGACAACAATGGGGAGAAGGATCCCTGCTGTGGAGGAGGCTCTGTGTGTGGCTGCCTCCCTCCTGCATAAAAGAGGGGCTTAGATGGGGGGAGGGGCTGAGGCCAGCATTGCACCATACCCTATAGTTTGGGATCCTTCAGGCTCCGTCCCTTGGTTAGGGCTGTTTGCATGGGACACTACGGGCGACCGCGTGTTCCGCGCCCCAGCTCTCCTTGGGGAGCCGTCAGCAAAGATTATACAACAAGAACAGAGTGGCTGGGGGCAGTGGAGTAGTCAGAGGGAAGGGTGTTTAGGGTAGGGAAGAAGCTAGGTAAAGTAAGGGGGGAGCATGGAAGTGGGTGTCACGGGGGGAGAGGACTTTTGCAGTTGGAAGGGGACTGGAATGGACTCTGGGAGGGAGCAAAGATGATGGGGAGAAATGTCTGAAAAGGGAGAAGTGCAACAGGAAGTAGCTCTAAGAGACTTTCAGCATcattctcctcccttcccccaggtTCTTTTGGCTCTTACTCCTCATTCCCCTGGGGAATCAGACCCCTACGCTAAGGATCCTGAGACTGTAGATCCTTCTCCATCACTTTCCTCACCCCCAACCACTTATGTATGTCTCCATCCCTTGACAAGAACCAGACATTGGAGCTTTTGCTCATGCTAGGGGTGAGGAAAGGCAAGGggctccccaggcagcagggaaggagcactgTGGAGCAGCAAGTGGGGCCCAGAGGGGTGTGAGCTGATGCAGCTGTACTGCCGCTGATCCAGACATGAACttcttctctgccagctccagggcctCTGCTAGGCAGTGCACATTTACGTTTTTACCAAGAAACTGCTGCTACCTCTATATAATAACCTGGATTGATGCAGTTAGCATGTTTCACACTTCTAACAGTTGTCTTTCAGTATACCAGGAAGGACAAAGTtgaatgagggaaaaaatgaaggaaaataaaaaggaagttgTGGTGAGCTATGTAGATATTTACATTTCTAGCAAGAATCCCTGATGTCCCTCTAATGTGCCTTTTTATAAAGTTTAAGGGATATGACTTCACTTTCAGTTTTAAATCTGGGGCTTTTCTTGCTTCAGAGAGCATATTCCACACACATCTTTAGTACAATTAAGTGGTATTTGACTTCAGTAGACTTTCTGGgaaatgcaatgaaaatgttACAAAGAGCAGTAGAAATCCTAATACACTGAAATAAAGACAGTAGACCTCCCTGAAGAGACTAACTCTTCTCATGGAGCCTGATCCTCGCTGATGTCCATGGGAAAATACACAGGAATATTAATGATGGCAATTAAGAGATGCAGGAAGCTGAAACTACAGCTGATCTGTCACCATCATGTAATTTTTCTCCTGATCCTTAAAACAAGgtagaaaaatcaggaaaatgtcAGCCTCTTTTAGACCTTACCTGTAAATAGACCCTGTTGTGCCACCGCTGCATTCCAGGTAAAGCTGCTTCTGGGAATTTTTCCCAGTTGGCTGGTAGAAAGGCAGAGTTTTTCACTAAAGATTTAACCTCCAGTTGCAGGAATTTATCAGGATGGTTGTTGTTTGGCAAAACAGAGCCGTCCATGTTTCTGTGCTGTAAAGTAATAATGAAAACAGCCCCAGCTTCTGCTTCCTGGCTGTGCATGCTCTTTCTATTATTAATGATGTGAAGAAGGATACGACAGTTTCCTGAAACTGTATCTGACCCCTGTTTGGTATCAGGCTCACTTATAACATCTACCAATGATAAAAGATTGTTTAGAAGTGGCAGAGCAGACAAGAGAAGTTTCTGTAAGTGCCTAGCTTAAGTTTTCAGGTTCAAGGTCTGTTTTGATAGATACATATGTGCTCATTAAAACTAACTGAGTACCAGTGAGTAGATGCATAAGACACTTAAATGCATACCAGCACTTCCTCAAGTTATCTGCCAAAAATGTCAAGCCTACAATACTtcaaagtaacatttttttcccgAGAAAATTAGAAGCAGCTTCCAGTCAAAGCAAGTcttccttttctgcagcagtaCCAAGAGGCTCCATTGTGCTGTGTGGGTTGGTACCATTTACCACAACAGTTAtgacatgcattttttttttagggtcaGGGATTTCTTTCACAGTAAATTCTTTTTGACCCTGGGAAATATTAGATTGTTTCAAGTGATTGATAACAGACGTTTTCAGGGAATTGATTCTGctcccattcaaatgcaaaaaattcACTGTAACTGACTTGAATGATATGGTGTCAGTCCCatcacttttattattttattttgagatttgATATTTTCATCATAATTTTATGAATCTTAAGTCCTTTTGACTTTCAGCTCATGAAATTCTCCTTCTCATTATGGCCTCTATGTATGACTAGCAAAAGTAGCCTCCCCATTCTTATTTGaaccttttcttaaaatatgcaTGTTTTTCTAGgatatatttcattttgatgaAATTGCCACAGAGGATAAGCTTTTGAAAGGTCATTGCTTGAAATccaggaaaaccttttttttaatcaaatttgtGCTGAGAATCAgggcataaaaaaaaaagtagctctTTACTTAGACCATAGAATCAAACAAATCTATTTATCAcacagaaaacagctgaaatacagaaactaaataaaaataggaaaacattttttaaacccTAAAGTAAAAATGAATGGTTGGATAAAAATATAGGTTCAATCTGTTATTTACTTAGAAAGCTAATGATGTTTCCTTGCATGTAATTAttcaagattattttaaagcatatctgtttaaaattattaatattgcACTTTTCAAGTAGATGCTCAAATAAGTTAGCTGTGAGCAGCCACAAATGAGACAGTAGTGACTGTGTTTCTGAGTGGATGTACATGCTTTTGGGGAACCTGGTGCTACATTTACAACTATGTCTCCCCTGTCTAATGAAGCCCTGAAACACTAATACACCTTTCCAGCATACCCTAGGGATTACCATGAAGCTCCTGTTTTGGACTTACCATGACACGTAGTTCTCACTTTTTCCCTGTCCAGTAATAACTAAGAGAGTAATAATTTGTGTTCTAAAATACATACCAACACTACTCCATTGGGC
This sequence is a window from Vidua chalybeata isolate OUT-0048 chromosome Z, bVidCha1 merged haplotype, whole genome shotgun sequence. Protein-coding genes within it:
- the MINAR2 gene encoding major intrinsically disordered NOTCH2-binding receptor 1-like, which encodes MDGSVLPNNNHPDKFLQLEVKSLVKNSAFLPANWEKFPEAALPGMQRWHNRVYLQKEKRTVTELPGLDLNRVSQEIIDKSLGKHITPITLKSTIKSNPLYSDFHVDDDWEEKKKTPSWTVQEYDRQSLRSNLASHIKENPNDLQFWMGDIYTPGYDTLLKKERGKKRSKYCRIILLMVLAICILITVIILSILLT